In the Streptobacillus moniliformis DSM 12112 genome, one interval contains:
- a CDS encoding heparinase II/III family protein, with the protein MFNFSKNFKYILHNFDVSMYLEQAENILENRLKFIHPWDMERTSQYFDIPKDWNDYVNDDEEWIFMRSRMNYFDSLFLAYEKSKDKKYLNKIKEIIFDFINTHKTLKFELSTRTLDSGIRIINILKALIYLKELKCLSEDEENDIVNHLDKTCIYLFNSFIEKYYHSNWGYIQMAGVYTFALMYNKEYVKKAKEYMKIQLKTQIDDDGLHIEKSMTYHYQMLIYTAWVVMIEKNVGINKTLFTKYLKKMLEAAEKLHYPNFRQINFGDSDDDNVEDILSMANAILKRNARYRLKESSYMFAGDFVCGYKINKANDKRREYLLKESGYYNLIDKNYSFSTYLTNMTSGHLHVDLFHFNYFNKVEMLVDNGRYTYLDNEYRKYLKSSYAHNTLVLDNKEFLAIKDSWEYIGKYPLISPIYKIEDKGVTCIKMNVFDIETNSYIERKFILCEDNVIIINRIYSKGKHNLKMYYHFHPRLEIDGEKERLLLNKEIYFNIGEYIMGEGIYSSRYNEKEKSKFVKLEYDFNDNIQIIHKILNKNIQFEEICCENSIYSCKIISGNKEYMIFCKNEDSIEKQNVLYIQNNLLYKNFKVVVK; encoded by the coding sequence GTGTTTAACTTTAGTAAAAATTTTAAATATATTTTACATAATTTTGATGTAAGTATGTATCTTGAGCAAGCTGAAAACATATTAGAAAATAGACTTAAATTCATTCATCCATGGGATATGGAAAGAACTTCACAATATTTTGATATTCCAAAAGATTGGAATGATTATGTAAATGATGATGAAGAATGGATATTTATGAGAAGTAGAATGAACTATTTTGATTCCCTATTTCTTGCTTATGAAAAAAGTAAAGATAAAAAATATTTAAATAAGATAAAAGAAATAATTTTTGATTTCATTAATACTCATAAAACTTTAAAATTTGAATTAAGCACAAGAACTTTAGATAGTGGGATAAGGATAATAAATATATTAAAAGCATTAATATATTTAAAAGAATTAAAATGTCTTAGTGAAGATGAAGAAAATGATATAGTAAATCATTTAGATAAAACTTGTATATATTTATTTAATTCATTTATAGAAAAATACTATCATAGCAATTGGGGATATATACAAATGGCAGGAGTATATACTTTTGCACTTATGTATAATAAAGAATATGTTAAAAAAGCAAAAGAATATATGAAAATACAGCTTAAAACACAAATAGATGATGATGGATTACATATAGAAAAATCAATGACATATCATTATCAAATGTTAATTTATACAGCATGGGTAGTGATGATAGAAAAAAATGTTGGTATAAATAAGACCTTATTTACTAAATATTTAAAAAAGATGCTTGAAGCAGCAGAAAAATTACATTATCCAAATTTTAGACAAATTAATTTTGGTGATAGTGATGATGATAATGTAGAAGATATTTTATCAATGGCAAATGCAATTTTAAAAAGAAATGCAAGATATAGGCTAAAGGAAAGCTCATATATGTTTGCAGGAGATTTTGTTTGTGGATACAAGATAAATAAGGCAAATGATAAAAGAAGAGAATATCTATTAAAAGAAAGTGGTTACTATAATTTGATAGATAAGAATTATTCTTTTAGTACTTATTTAACTAATATGACTTCTGGGCATTTACATGTTGATTTATTTCATTTTAACTATTTTAACAAAGTAGAAATGTTGGTTGATAATGGAAGATATACATATTTAGATAATGAATATAGGAAATATTTAAAAAGTTCTTATGCTCACAATACATTAGTGTTAGATAATAAGGAGTTTTTAGCTATTAAAGATTCATGGGAATATATAGGTAAATACCCTTTAATAAGCCCTATATATAAAATTGAAGATAAAGGTGTAACTTGCATTAAAATGAATGTTTTTGACATAGAAACTAATTCATATATAGAAAGAAAATTTATACTTTGTGAAGATAATGTGATAATAATAAATAGAATATATTCTAAAGGTAAACATAATTTAAAAATGTATTATCATTTCCATCCTAGATTAGAAATAGATGGAGAAAAAGAAAGACTTTTATTAAATAAGGAAATATATTTTAATATAGGGGAATATATAATGGGGGAAGGTATATATAGTAGTAGATATAATGAGAAAGAAAAAAGTAAGTTTGTCAAACTAGAATATGATTTTAATGATAATATTCAAATAATTCATAAGATATTAAATAAAAATATACAATTTGAAGAAATATGTTGCGAAAATAGTATATATTCTTGTAAAATTATTTCAGGAAATAAAGAATATATGATTTTTTGTAAAAATGAAGATAGCATAGAAAAGCAAAATGTTCTATATATTCAAAATAATCTTTTATATAAAAATTTTAAGGTGGTTGTAAAATGA
- a CDS encoding polysaccharide lyase 8 family protein, which produces MKKIIVFLALIVGILSFNNQSKEIEGMKLKWKEFLLNIPHDISLKEISKENKEKNIDKLNKSSKDILNKMRVYETQDYVFKDYQNMSSGNHILRSLKDIQTLIKAYLTPDTNVYKDKEVKEMINIGLEIISERGYVVGAMEKGNWWEWEIGIPKTLNEILIMGEEIIESEISSKLLKASYYFQPDPEFSGLSPAARTSTSPNKRVSKGGNRMDTALVTYGRGIIEKNASEIKRAINSVAVVGEYVEKGDGFYKDHSFIQHENVAYSGTYGQVLLNGLAQFIYLTGDTSFEINNPSIINIYDVIIKGYSYLLINGGINDSVNGRSISRDDSSDLGRAKPIINSLALISRGANSEYRSKIESIVKKAILDNNFEYMPDSVNNLVIANILNEIVKDKNIKPLDVRGTKVFSYMDRAVSIGKNGIKFAISMHSNRIANYETMNKENIRGWYTGDGMTYIYTNNSSDFVEYWPTVSLLRLPGTTESVNRREVATGERRFPKDLSPKTWVGGADNGSEAFIGMDFISWNNLTEAKKSYLLLDGVMIAVGSNIESSDGEIITVVDNRINNESAKKIVYTPLMDTKIEKSVVERTGSFKKIGGKKDTPITKEFVELIIKHGNNPKNGKYAYAVSDKEVKGVLIKRLDNVAHIIKKDNILAINSWKSDKLYFDGIEINNEISLIRKVNGTNVSLTIADPNHRLSEAKIVLDGYYTSKDLPVINKNNKTIITFKLDKNGMSKTINLIKK; this is translated from the coding sequence ATGAAAAAAATAATAGTATTTTTAGCTTTAATTGTAGGAATTTTAAGTTTTAATAATCAAAGTAAAGAAATAGAGGGTATGAAATTAAAATGGAAAGAATTTCTTTTAAATATACCCCATGACATTTCATTAAAAGAAATATCTAAAGAAAACAAGGAAAAAAATATAGATAAATTAAATAAAAGCTCAAAAGATATTCTAAATAAAATGAGAGTGTATGAAACGCAGGATTATGTATTTAAAGATTATCAAAATATGAGTAGTGGAAATCATATATTAAGATCTTTAAAGGATATACAAACTTTAATAAAGGCATATCTTACACCAGATACTAATGTTTATAAAGATAAAGAAGTAAAAGAAATGATAAATATTGGTCTTGAAATCATATCTGAAAGAGGATATGTAGTAGGAGCTATGGAAAAAGGTAACTGGTGGGAATGGGAAATTGGTATACCTAAGACATTAAATGAAATATTAATTATGGGAGAAGAGATAATAGAAAGTGAGATTTCATCTAAACTTTTAAAAGCTTCATATTATTTCCAACCAGATCCAGAATTTTCAGGATTATCACCAGCAGCAAGAACATCAACAAGCCCTAATAAAAGAGTTTCAAAAGGTGGAAATAGAATGGATACTGCCTTAGTAACTTATGGTAGAGGAATAATAGAAAAAAATGCTTCTGAAATTAAAAGAGCCATAAATTCAGTAGCAGTAGTTGGAGAATACGTTGAAAAAGGGGATGGGTTTTATAAAGATCATTCATTTATTCAACATGAAAATGTAGCATATAGTGGAACTTATGGACAGGTATTATTAAATGGACTTGCACAATTTATATACTTAACAGGAGATACTTCATTTGAAATAAATAATCCCAGCATTATTAATATTTATGATGTAATAATAAAAGGTTATTCATATTTATTAATAAATGGTGGTATTAATGATTCAGTTAATGGAAGATCTATAAGTAGAGATGATTCAAGTGATTTAGGAAGAGCTAAACCTATTATAAACTCACTTGCTTTAATTTCTCGTGGTGCTAATAGTGAATATAGAAGTAAAATAGAATCTATAGTTAAGAAAGCAATACTTGATAATAATTTTGAATATATGCCTGATAGTGTTAATAATTTAGTAATAGCAAATATTTTAAATGAGATAGTAAAAGATAAAAATATTAAACCTTTAGATGTTAGAGGAACTAAAGTATTTTCATATATGGATAGAGCAGTATCTATAGGTAAAAATGGTATAAAATTTGCTATATCTATGCACTCAAATAGAATAGCAAATTATGAAACTATGAATAAGGAGAATATAAGAGGTTGGTATACAGGAGATGGAATGACATATATCTATACTAATAATTCATCTGATTTTGTAGAATATTGGCCAACTGTAAGCTTACTTAGATTACCAGGTACTACAGAAAGTGTAAATAGAAGAGAAGTAGCAACAGGAGAGAGAAGATTTCCTAAGGATTTAAGCCCTAAGACATGGGTTGGTGGAGCAGATAATGGAAGCGAAGCTTTTATAGGTATGGATTTTATTTCTTGGAACAATTTAACAGAGGCTAAGAAAAGCTATTTACTATTAGATGGAGTTATGATAGCTGTTGGGTCAAATATTGAAAGTAGTGATGGAGAAATAATAACAGTTGTTGATAATAGAATTAATAATGAGAGTGCAAAGAAAATAGTTTATACACCTTTAATGGATACTAAAATAGAAAAAAGTGTAGTTGAAAGAACAGGAAGTTTTAAGAAAATAGGTGGTAAAAAAGATACTCCTATTACTAAAGAATTTGTAGAATTAATAATTAAACATGGAAATAATCCTAAAAATGGTAAATATGCTTATGCTGTTTCTGACAAAGAAGTAAAAGGAGTTTTAATAAAAAGATTAGATAATGTTGCACATATTATAAAAAAAGATAATATATTAGCAATTAATTCTTGGAAATCAGATAAATTGTATTTTGATGGAATAGAGATAAATAATGAGATATCTTTAATTAGAAAAGTAAATGGTACTAATGTTAGCTTAACTATAGCAGATCCTAATCATAGATTATCAGAAGCTAAAATAGTTTTAGATGGATATTATACAAGTAAAGATTTACCAGTTATAAATAAAAATAATAAAACTATAATAACATTTAAATTAGATAAAAATGGTATGAGTAAAACAATAAATTTAATAAAAAAATAG
- a CDS encoding sulfatase family protein, whose product MNKKYNLIFLFADQWRRNAAGFVGTEDVITPNIDEFSKESLVFTNAVSTGPLCSPSRASILTGTYPATHGVWTNCKTGLYDVWLKEESITITDVLKENDYYIGYIGKWHLDNPEENVEEKPKSGARDWDAYTPPGKKRHGIDYWYSYGAYDNHLKPHYWENSHNMIEIDKWSVEHETDKAIEFLDKNKDNPFALFLSWNPPHTPLDLVPEKYIDLYKDKKLRVSDNVILNNVIDHTESMPEALNFTEDGFQDALRKYYAAISGIDEHFGRLIDYLKENNIYENSIIVLTADHGEMLCSHGLWSKHVWYEESIGVPFMIKFGDNRGITESVLSGVDIMPTLLSLLDLKIPKTVEGKDLKEVIINLEEDLENKAIIAAYPGQIKAIEKFKKENLNNLDFGWRAVKSREHTFVINKGYEPGRDIETLLYDNVKDIYQLNPKIIKNISEDKIASKLNAILQKWLKEHNDGF is encoded by the coding sequence ATGAATAAGAAATATAACTTAATTTTTCTTTTTGCAGATCAATGGAGAAGAAATGCAGCAGGTTTTGTAGGAACAGAAGATGTAATTACACCTAATATAGATGAATTTTCTAAAGAATCATTAGTTTTTACTAATGCTGTGAGTACAGGGCCTTTATGTTCTCCGAGTAGAGCAAGTATACTTACTGGTACATATCCAGCAACTCATGGGGTATGGACTAATTGTAAAACAGGACTATATGATGTATGGTTAAAAGAAGAATCAATAACAATAACAGATGTATTAAAAGAAAATGATTACTATATAGGATATATAGGGAAATGGCATTTAGATAATCCTGAAGAAAATGTTGAAGAAAAACCAAAATCAGGTGCTAGAGATTGGGATGCCTATACTCCACCAGGTAAAAAAAGACATGGTATAGATTATTGGTATTCATATGGAGCATATGATAATCATTTAAAACCACATTATTGGGAAAATAGTCATAACATGATAGAAATAGATAAGTGGTCAGTTGAGCATGAAACAGATAAAGCTATAGAATTTTTAGACAAGAATAAGGATAATCCATTTGCACTATTTTTATCATGGAATCCACCTCATACACCACTTGATTTAGTTCCTGAAAAATACATTGACCTTTATAAGGATAAAAAATTAAGAGTAAGTGATAATGTAATATTAAATAATGTAATAGATCATACAGAATCTATGCCTGAAGCCCTTAATTTTACTGAAGATGGATTTCAAGATGCATTAAGAAAATATTATGCTGCAATAAGTGGTATAGATGAACATTTTGGAAGATTAATAGATTATTTAAAAGAAAATAATATATATGAAAATAGTATAATAGTTCTTACAGCAGATCATGGAGAAATGTTATGTTCTCATGGGCTGTGGAGTAAACATGTATGGTATGAAGAATCTATAGGTGTTCCATTTATGATTAAATTTGGTGATAATAGAGGAATTACTGAAAGTGTATTAAGTGGAGTAGATATTATGCCAACCTTATTATCATTATTAGATTTAAAAATACCAAAAACTGTTGAAGGAAAAGATTTAAAGGAAGTAATAATTAATTTAGAAGAAGATTTAGAAAATAAAGCAATAATTGCAGCATATCCTGGTCAAATAAAGGCTATAGAAAAATTCAAAAAAGAGAATTTAAATAATCTTGATTTTGGTTGGAGGGCAGTTAAAAGCAGAGAACATACTTTTGTAATTAATAAAGGGTATGAACCTGGAAGAGATATAGAAACTTTACTATATGATAATGTAAAAGATATATATCAACTTAATCCTAAAATTATTAAAAATATCAGTGAAGATAAAATTGCAAGCAAGTTAAATGCTATTTTACAGAAGTGGTTAAAAGAACATAATGATGGATTTTAA
- a CDS encoding glycoside hydrolase family 88 protein has translation MELFKEVIEKFEKVELKDEIIYRGLHEALTKVDQNGNVFINTFPRPSSVNNIYPGILNGGEWDDWTSGFWTGILWLSYEITLEEKYKKIADYQLKTYKERIDNNIAVDHHDLGFLYIPSVVANYKITNSDVAKATGIKAADVLMRRYREKGEFIQAWGVLDKPEDYRLIIDCNLNVPLLFWASDVTGDDKYRKVATKHLETVSKVIIRDNGTTFHTFYFDSKTGAPLKGVTAQGKSDDSTWARGQAWGVYGFALAYKYMRDEKYIEIYKKVTNTFLNKLPEDNVCYWDMDFKPEDMEERDSSSSAIAICGILEMNKYLSDDDPHKQLYYNAAKAMMKSLIEKYTTKDINSNALLKEAVYSKPHNIGVGESCIWGDYFYMEALVRLLKPEWNIYW, from the coding sequence ATGGAATTATTTAAGGAAGTAATAGAAAAATTTGAAAAAGTAGAATTAAAAGATGAGATAATTTATAGAGGGTTACATGAAGCATTAACAAAGGTTGATCAAAATGGTAATGTATTTATAAATACTTTCCCTAGACCATCAAGTGTTAATAATATTTATCCTGGCATATTAAATGGTGGAGAATGGGATGATTGGACTAGTGGATTTTGGACAGGTATATTATGGCTTTCATATGAGATTACATTAGAAGAAAAATACAAAAAAATTGCAGATTATCAATTAAAGACATATAAGGAAAGAATAGACAATAATATAGCAGTAGATCATCATGATTTAGGATTTTTATATATTCCATCAGTTGTTGCAAATTACAAAATAACTAATTCTGATGTAGCAAAAGCAACAGGTATTAAAGCTGCTGATGTTTTAATGAGAAGATATAGAGAAAAAGGAGAATTTATTCAAGCTTGGGGAGTTTTAGATAAACCAGAAGATTATAGATTAATTATAGATTGTAATTTAAATGTACCTTTACTTTTCTGGGCAAGTGATGTTACAGGTGATGATAAATATAGAAAAGTTGCTACTAAACATTTAGAAACAGTGTCTAAGGTTATTATTAGAGATAATGGAACAACTTTCCATACTTTCTATTTTGATAGTAAAACAGGAGCTCCTTTAAAAGGTGTTACAGCTCAAGGTAAATCAGATGATTCAACTTGGGCAAGAGGACAGGCTTGGGGAGTATATGGATTTGCTTTAGCATATAAGTATATGAGAGATGAAAAGTATATAGAGATATATAAGAAAGTAACTAACACTTTCTTAAATAAATTACCTGAGGATAATGTATGTTATTGGGATATGGATTTCAAACCTGAGGATATGGAAGAAAGAGATAGTTCTTCATCAGCTATAGCTATTTGTGGTATCTTAGAAATGAATAAATATTTATCAGATGATGATCCTCATAAACAGCTTTACTATAACGCTGCAAAGGCAATGATGAAATCACTAATAGAAAAATATACAACTAAAGATATAAATTCAAATGCTTTATTAAAAGAAGCAGTTTATTCAAAACCACATAATATTGGAGTAGGAGAGAGCTGTATATGGGGAGATTATTTCTATATGGAAGCTTTAGTTAGATTATTAAAACCAGAGTGGAATATTTATTGGTAA
- a CDS encoding OsmC family protein, which produces MYITKGESIKGYEVSTETNGSVYNMDYKKLNPIGTSPVGLLNSALVGCIIMVIRSYFSIMGMDVKVEAISKLDGMNIEMDIKLDIEVSEAEIQRILAYVEEKCTVHKMISKEVKIIKNIRGI; this is translated from the coding sequence ATGTATATTACAAAAGGTGAAAGTATAAAAGGGTATGAAGTTAGCACAGAAACTAATGGAAGTGTATATAATATGGATTATAAGAAATTAAATCCTATAGGAACAAGTCCAGTAGGTCTTTTAAATTCAGCATTAGTTGGTTGTATAATAATGGTAATTAGATCATATTTCTCAATTATGGGAATGGATGTTAAAGTTGAAGCTATATCAAAACTTGATGGTATGAATATTGAAATGGATATTAAATTAGATATAGAAGTAAGTGAAGCTGAAATACAAAGAATACTTGCTTATGTTGAGGAAAAATGTACTGTGCATAAAATGATTTCAAAGGAAGTTAAAATAATAAAAAATATTAGAGGGATATAA
- a CDS encoding B3/B4 domain-containing protein, which translates to MKFIAEESYWNLFPNSKLGIVLIEDMNNGGESSKEIKEALMASNEEAKKYFIKDNFSENPVISVWREAYQKFKTKKGVRSSIEALLKRVEKGNEVSSINPLVDIYNTISLKYGMPCGAEDSDTFKGILRLGITEGNDEFYLIGEDKNSPTLQGELCYRDDEGAVCRCFNWRDGKRTMVTDKTKNAFLIIELIDNEREKELNDALNEIAENIEKYLMAKTKIVILSKDNREI; encoded by the coding sequence ATGAAATTTATTGCAGAAGAAAGTTATTGGAATCTTTTCCCTAACTCAAAATTAGGTATAGTTTTAATAGAAGATATGAATAATGGGGGAGAAAGCTCAAAAGAGATTAAAGAAGCTCTTATGGCATCAAATGAGGAAGCTAAAAAATATTTTATTAAAGATAATTTTAGTGAAAATCCAGTTATATCTGTTTGGAGAGAAGCATATCAAAAGTTTAAAACTAAAAAAGGTGTTAGGTCTTCTATAGAGGCATTACTTAAAAGAGTAGAAAAAGGAAATGAAGTTTCTAGTATTAATCCACTTGTAGATATATATAATACAATTTCATTAAAATATGGAATGCCATGTGGGGCAGAAGATAGTGATACTTTTAAAGGAATATTAAGACTTGGTATAACTGAAGGAAATGATGAGTTCTATTTAATAGGTGAGGATAAAAATAGCCCTACTTTGCAGGGAGAATTATGCTATAGAGATGATGAAGGGGCAGTATGTAGATGTTTTAACTGGAGAGATGGTAAAAGAACTATGGTTACAGATAAAACAAAAAATGCTTTTTTAATTATTGAACTTATTGATAATGAAAGAGAAAAAGAATTAAATGATGCCTTAAATGAAATTGCAGAAAATATAGAAAAATATTTAATGGCAAAAACTAAGATAGTTATATTATCTAAGGATAATAGAGAAATTTAA
- a CDS encoding DUF6508 domain-containing protein yields the protein MLGLIIKDIVKSNQITESTLMTIEITEALISGYNNEEVTKKEITKVMTKFSKQDLSYVVSACAWLYSNLRDVENYTEISAKLITDNVNQAKALSSAIFLARMGASKEYIKSYITETYDMSLTKEFSMFFESKSFEDTLEYDNASIVIAEAYYKVNYEKYNYLDEKLIKFLNHYRETLSKIKYEKTSMMNKILEHKPYFDKKEIVRWLPTNNRKTPEFFADYGNEVNDLIKLVNHPYFIDFKYTDTIRRLKIYSFKESIATANMLGIRAMLTSIIRRERFGVGTISRAIADGLISELLERYMQIVNDKNI from the coding sequence ATGTTAGGATTAATAATAAAAGATATAGTTAAATCTAATCAAATTACTGAATCTACTTTAATGACTATAGAAATTACAGAAGCTTTAATTTCTGGATATAATAATGAAGAAGTAACAAAAAAAGAAATAACTAAAGTTATGACAAAATTTTCTAAACAAGATTTATCATATGTAGTTTCTGCCTGTGCATGGCTATACAGTAATTTAAGAGATGTAGAAAATTATACTGAAATATCAGCAAAATTAATTACTGATAATGTTAATCAAGCCAAGGCTTTATCTTCAGCAATTTTTTTAGCTAGAATGGGAGCAAGTAAAGAATATATTAAATCATATATTACAGAAACATATGACATGTCTTTAACTAAAGAATTTTCAATGTTTTTTGAAAGTAAAAGTTTTGAAGATACTTTAGAATATGATAATGCTTCAATAGTTATAGCTGAAGCATATTACAAAGTTAATTATGAAAAGTATAATTATTTAGATGAAAAATTAATAAAATTTTTAAATCATTACCGTGAAACTTTATCTAAAATCAAGTATGAAAAAACTTCTATGATGAATAAAATATTAGAACATAAACCATATTTTGATAAAAAAGAAATAGTTAGATGGTTACCTACTAATAATAGAAAAACACCTGAATTTTTTGCTGATTATGGAAATGAAGTTAATGATTTAATAAAGTTAGTCAATCACCCATATTTTATAGACTTTAAATATACAGATACAATACGTAGACTTAAGATATATTCATTTAAAGAATCAATAGCTACTGCAAATATGTTAGGTATTAGAGCTATGCTTACGAGTATTATAAGGCGTGAAAGATTTGGCGTTGGAACTATAAGTAGAGCTATAGCTGATGGTCTGATTTCAGAATTACTTGAAAGATATATGCAAATAGTAAATGATAAAAATATATAA
- the era gene encoding GTPase Era, protein MKSGFISIVGRPNTGKSTLINKLIDEKVAIVSDKAGTTRDQIRGIVNKGENQYIFIDTPGIHKPKHLLGEYMTNLAIESLNECDLILFLLDGTKEIGTGDIFVNENIRNSKTPTYVIINKIDKMSDEELNNKVEEIREKLGEFEGIITMSAAYGIGIHKIFEVCEKYLSNDIWFYPEDYYTDISVNKIVIETIREKILQKTKDEIPHSVALEIINIESGNNKRRYDINIYVERDSQKGIIIGNGGKLLKEIGIEARREIEALTDLKINLKLWVKVSKKWRKNEKMLNELGYDVKKFKRR, encoded by the coding sequence ATGAAATCAGGATTTATTTCTATAGTTGGTAGACCTAATACAGGTAAATCAACTTTAATTAATAAATTAATAGATGAAAAAGTTGCTATAGTTTCAGATAAGGCTGGAACTACAAGAGATCAAATAAGGGGAATAGTTAATAAGGGGGAAAATCAATATATATTTATAGATACACCTGGTATACATAAACCAAAGCATTTACTTGGAGAATATATGACTAATCTTGCCATAGAATCTTTAAATGAATGTGATCTTATACTATTTTTACTTGATGGTACTAAAGAAATTGGAACAGGAGATATTTTTGTTAATGAAAATATACGCAATTCTAAAACTCCAACTTATGTGATAATTAATAAAATAGATAAAATGAGTGATGAAGAATTAAATAATAAGGTAGAAGAAATAAGGGAAAAACTAGGGGAATTTGAGGGTATAATTACAATGTCAGCAGCTTATGGTATAGGTATTCATAAAATATTTGAAGTTTGTGAAAAATATCTATCAAATGATATATGGTTCTATCCTGAAGATTACTATACTGACATTTCAGTTAATAAGATAGTTATAGAAACTATTAGAGAAAAAATATTACAGAAAACTAAAGATGAGATACCTCATTCAGTTGCACTTGAAATAATAAATATTGAATCTGGTAATAATAAAAGACGTTATGATATTAATATATATGTTGAAAGAGATAGCCAAAAAGGAATAATAATAGGAAATGGTGGTAAACTTTTAAAAGAAATAGGAATAGAAGCTAGAAGAGAAATTGAAGCATTAACTGATTTAAAAATTAATCTTAAGCTATGGGTTAAGGTAAGTAAAAAATGGAGAAAAAATGAAAAAATGCTTAATGAACTAGGCTATGATGTAAAGAAATTTAAAAGGAGATAG
- a CDS encoding phosphoglycerate kinase, translating into MAKKTLKDLDVKGKKVLVRVDFNVPIKEGIIKDDNRIKAALPTLNYILDNGGKVIAFSHLGRIKTEEDKAAKSLAPVAKRLEELLGKPVKFIPATKGDKLEASVAELKEGEILMFENTRFEDVENNEVVKKESKNNAELGKYWASLGDVFVNDAFGTAHRAHASNVGISSNIADSAAGFLMQKEIEFIGGAVDEPKRPFVAILGGAKVSDKIGVIENLLDKADKVIIGGGMMFTFLKALGKNTGKSLLEEDKVELAKQLIEKAGNKLILPIDTVVAKEFNNDVEHHIVSVDEVKEDEMGLDIGPASIELFAKELAGAKTVVWNGPMGVFEMSNYSKGTIGVCEAIANLNDAITVIGGGDSAAAAIQLGYAERFSHISTGGGASLEYLEGKVLPGVDAIAEKKCSCSH; encoded by the coding sequence ATGGCAAAGAAAACTTTAAAAGACTTAGATGTAAAAGGAAAAAAAGTATTAGTACGTGTTGATTTCAACGTACCTATTAAAGAAGGAATTATTAAAGATGACAATAGAATTAAAGCTGCTTTACCTACATTAAACTACATTTTAGATAATGGTGGAAAAGTAATAGCTTTCTCTCATTTAGGAAGAATTAAAACTGAGGAAGATAAAGCTGCAAAATCTTTAGCTCCTGTTGCTAAAAGATTAGAAGAATTATTAGGTAAACCTGTTAAATTTATTCCTGCTACAAAAGGAGATAAACTTGAAGCTTCTGTTGCTGAACTTAAAGAAGGTGAAATCCTAATGTTCGAAAACACTCGTTTTGAAGATGTTGAAAACAATGAAGTAGTAAAAAAAGAATCTAAAAATAATGCTGAACTTGGAAAATACTGGGCTTCTCTTGGAGATGTATTCGTAAATGATGCATTTGGAACTGCTCATAGAGCTCATGCATCAAATGTTGGAATATCATCTAACATAGCTGATTCTGCTGCTGGATTTTTAATGCAAAAAGAAATAGAATTTATAGGTGGAGCAGTAGATGAACCGAAAAGACCATTTGTTGCTATATTAGGTGGAGCTAAAGTTAGTGATAAAATAGGTGTAATTGAAAACTTATTAGACAAAGCTGATAAAGTAATTATCGGTGGAGGAATGATGTTCACATTCTTAAAAGCATTAGGAAAGAATACAGGAAAATCATTATTAGAAGAAGATAAAGTTGAACTTGCTAAACAATTAATAGAAAAAGCTGGTAATAAATTAATTTTACCTATAGATACAGTAGTTGCTAAAGAATTTAACAATGATGTAGAACACCACATAGTTAGTGTAGACGAAGTTAAAGAAGATGAAATGGGACTTGATATAGGACCAGCATCAATAGAATTATTTGCTAAAGAATTAGCTGGAGCTAAAACTGTAGTATGGAACGGACCTATGGGAGTATTTGAAATGTCTAACTATTCTAAAGGAACTATCGGAGTTTGTGAAGCTATAGCTAATTTAAATGATGCTATTACAGTAATAGGTGGAGGAGATTCTGCTGCTGCTGCTATCCAACTTGGATATGCTGAAAGATTTTCACATATTTCAACTGGTGGTGGAGCATCACTTGAGTACTTAGAAGGTAAAGTTTTACCAGGAGTAGATGCAATAGCTGAAAAAAAATGTTCTTGTAGCCATTAA